In the Populus trichocarpa isolate Nisqually-1 chromosome 1, P.trichocarpa_v4.1, whole genome shotgun sequence genome, agaGACTCAATTGAAGTTTACCCCACcttttgcatgaataatgaccCAAATTTGTAATGGTTATTAGAAAATTAGAAACTAAAATTTTGAAccctaaaaattcaattttcatcttattttcacCTAACAATACCTCAATAACAATCTAGAAAACtcaataaacttatttttaacccTAAAACACCATATAattaccttaaaaacaaaacaccaaaccaaataaaaaaacttcacaagcttcgatatatttttttagcatatttaAAGAAGAATAACTGCATTTATCAAACTCTCCTCTTTAAGATAAAATCATTAACTCTaacttcatcatttttcatggTCAACcaaactttttctttttgttatttttttttttttagataccTTTCCTTTCTTGACATCTAGGaattaaaacatgaagaaaaaaataatatctaggaccaaaacaaaaattaaaaatgcttaaaataaaaaataaaataaaaggagggagagagaaaaaaaaactaaattgaagttTGCCGCATCTTTTGCATGAAAAaagatcttttttatgttaattttaattcttgttaacttaacctttttttaacaataatctaaaattcatttttataaaatcaatctTTCATATATCTTGTATACATTATTGAGAATTACCAGTATTTATTACTTTATTATTAGAATAAGTTTGTTATTATTGCTTAGCTGTCAACTTCTTAGCTCCATGAATCATGTAGTATTAGTTGAGATATAATGTTCTATTGTTACTCATTTAGTTAGGATTTTTGTAAGGCTATAAGAAGCCAGACATAGTTGTTTTCAATGTTAAGTTATTCATTCAATTTGTCTTGAGTTCTTGATTATTTACATTGATCTTTTATTCttaacaaattggtatcagagctcccACTAGCCCTGAGAAAAAAAACCGCTGTTTTTTGAGTAACTTGCAAAATAAAGGAGAGTAAAAGAGCGAGATGGCGAACAAAGGCAATCACAACTTCATTCAACCATCCATACCATATTTTGATGGTCATCTTAATCATTGGAGCATGCTGGGGGAGAATTTCTTGAGATCTAAGGAATTTTAGCACTTGGTTAAAACAGGTTATGTGGAGCCAGAAGTAAGAATAGCTATGACTGAAGCACAACGAAAAAAACTTGAGGAATTAAGGCTTAAGGATCTGAAAGTGAAGAATTACTTGTTTCAAACCATTGATAGGACTATTCTTGAGACTATCCTGAAGAAGAACACCTCTAAGCAAATCTGAGATTTGACTGACAGGTTCAATTATATAGTTTATTCAATCAAAGAATCAATGGACATTGATGTGCTTTCAATCGATGAGTTGCAAAGCTCATTGATTATACATGAACAAAAATTCCAGAAAAGTAGTGGGGAAGAACAAGCCCTAAAAGTGACATCTGAAGATAGGTTTTATGGTAGAGGCCAAGGCAGAAGAGTTtttagaggaggaggaagatgCAGGGACATCATGCTTTCAACAAAACCACTGTAGAGTGTTATAGGTGTCATAAACTTGGCCACTTTCAGTATGAATGTCCCACAGAGACCAAAAAGGCAAATTATGCTGAAATggataaagaagaagagatattGTTAATGTAACATATGGAATTGCATGAAACTAAGCGTGAGGATGCATAGTTCTTGGATTCTACATGTTCAAATCATATGTGTGGAGATAAGGCTATGTTCTATGAGTTAAATGAAAAGTTTAGATAGTTGGTTGGAAACAATACAAGAATGACAGTAATCGGGAAAGGAAATGTCAAGTTGTATTTGGATGGCATTCATCATGTTGTCACTTATGTGTTTTATGTACCTAAATTGAAGAATAATCTTCTAAGTGTATGACAGTTACAAGAAAAAGGTTTAGTGATTCTTATCAAAACAGGGATGTGCAAAATCTACCATCCTGTGAGAGGTTTGATTATTCAAACCAAGATGACAGTTAATAGAATTTTTGTATTAATGGCAAGGGCTCAAGTCAAAGAAACTTCCTATTTTCATGCACATGCACATGCACAAAATCTTTCACATCTATAGCATTACAAATATGGTCATCTTAGTCATAAAGGACAAGAACCTTGCAATACAAGAAAATGGTTCGAGGATTACCACAACTTCCTGCATCAACTACAATGTGCACTGCCTGTATCGTTAGTAAGCAGCATAGCGATTCCATCCCAAAAAAAAGCTAGTGGTGAGCATCTTAGAGGCTACAACTCATTCATGCTGACATTTGTGGCCCAATCACATCAATCTCAAATAGCAAGAAAGGGTATTCGTTATGTTTTATTAATGACTATAGTAAAAAAGCATGGGTTTATTTTATAGTAGAAAAATCAGAAGCTTTCCAGTTTTTCTAGTATTTTAAAAAGTCTGTTGAAAAGGAAACTGGACAATTTATTAAGTGTTTAAGAACTGATAGAGGTGGTGAATTCAACTCTATGGAATTCAATGAGTTTTGCAAGCAAAATGGAATCAGGAGGCAGCTCACCACAGCCTACAGTCCTCAGCAAAATAGAGTGGATGAGAGGAAGAATAGGACAATGATGAACTTGGTGCGGTCCATgctttcaaaaaagaaaattcccaaaacctTCTGGCCTAAAGCAGTAAACTAGactatatatatgttgaataaATGTCTCACTCTTACAGTTAAAAACATGACTCTAGAAAAGGCATGGAGTGGAGTGAAGCCCTCAGTTGAACACTTTAGAGTGTTTGGATGTGTAGCACATATCCATGTACTTAATGCAAGATGAACCAAACTGGAAAACAAGAGCTTTTGTTGTGTACTACTAAGAGTGAGTGAAAATTCCAAAGGTTACAGGTTGGATGATCATGTTGCAAAGAAAATTGTAATTAGCAGggacataattttttaagaagagAAACACTGAGACTGGGATATAAGTTACATAAAGCAATTACAAATGGACTTAGAATGGGGGGAAGAAAGTGAAACTGATGAAGATAAGACAAATGGTTGTTAAGGTGCAGAGACAAATGGTGATATTGAAGGCTTAGGGGTAGAGCCAAATGGACATGATATTGAAGGCTCGGGAAATAtttcttcaaacacaacacGTGAAGAAGATGTCAATCTGCatgaaagaagagaaataaCTGCTCCTATTTGGATGAGAGACTATGTCTTTGGAGAAGGATTATCAGAGGAAGAAGCTAAGCTGAATATAGCACTTGTAACTTTTGTTGATCCATTAAGCTATGAAGAGGCAGTGAAAAGTTACAAGTAGAGGGAAGCTATAGATGCTAAAATATAGTcaattcagaaaaataaaacatggagTTTGACTAAATTACCAGCTGGAGCTAAGAAGATTGGAGTAAAATGGATATACAAGACCAAGCTTAATGAGTTTGCTGAGATGGATAAGTTCAAAGCCCGGTTAGTTGCAAAGGGTTATGCTCAACAATATGGTGTGGACTACACAAAGGTATTTGCTCCAATTGCAAGAATGGATATTATTCGCATGATCATTGCTCTAACTGCTCAGAGAAATTGGCCTATTGATCAACTCGATGTTAAATCTGCTTTTCTCCATGGAGAATTAAGCGAGGATGTGTTTGTGGAGCAACCAAAAGGCTATGAGCAGAAGGAAGGTGGGCACAAAGTTTACAAACTGCATAAGGCCTTGTATGGACTAAAACAAGCTCCTCAAGCTTGGTTTAGTCGCATTAAGGCTCACTTTACTCATGAAGGGTTCCAGAAGTGCATCAGTGAGCAAACCTTGTTTGTCAAACAAATCGGTAGAGGTAAAATCTTAATTGTAAGTATTTATGTCAATGACTTGATTTTTACTGGGGATGATGAGCAAGTGATGTTAGAGTTTAAGAAATCAATGATGAAGGTATTTGATATGACTGATTTAGGaaagatgaggttttttttagatGTAAAAGTGTTACAGAAGGATAATGGGATTTATATCTGTCAAAGAAAATATGCAATAGAGGTTCTGAGACGTTTTGGAATGGAAGAAAGCAATGCAATGATGAATCCTATTGTTCCTAGTTttaaaattaggaaaaatagaaaaggtaaCAGAATTGATGAGACTTACTATAAATAAATGGTAGGTAATTTTATGTATATCACTGCTACAAGGCCAGATATGATGTTTGTTGTGAGCTTTATTAGCAGGTTTATGGCTAAACCAACAGAACTTCACTTACAGGCTACAAAGAGAGCACTAAGATACTTGAAGGGCACTGCTAATTATggaatattttacaagaaagatGGGAACAAACAATTGGTTGCATTCATTTATAGTGATTATGCAGGAAACTTAGATGATAGAAAGAGCACatctaattatgtttttatgccAAGTGGAGGAGCAGTTTCTTGGTCCTCAAAGAAACAACCTGTAATCATTCTTTCAATAACTGAAGCTAAATTTGTTGCAGCCGCAACCTGTACTTGCCAAGCAGTATGGATGAGAAGGATTCTAAAGCAGTTGAATCATGCACAAGATGATTGCACCACTATGATATGTGATAACAGTTCAACTATCAAGCTTTTATAAAATCGTGTTATGCATGGACATAGTAATCACATTGATGTGTGTGCATTGTGGTTCTCAAGATCAAGTACGATCTAAACCACTTAAGCTGGAGGCATTTCTGAAACTTCTGAAACTTCGACAACAACAGGGAGTCTGTATTCAGTAATTAGTTTAAAGGGAGGGAATGTTAAGAATTACATATAATGTATTATTATTACTCATTCAGTTAGGACTTATGTAAGGCTATAAGAAGCCAGACACTATTGTTTTCAATGACAGTTGTTTTCAATGTTAAGTTATTCATTCAATTTGTCTTGAGTTCTTGATTATTTACAATGATCTTCTGTACTTAACATACATGAGATATCTTGTATGCATGTAAGaagatcaactaaaaaaaaatcaataaccaaaacGAAGACTAAAATCTTAAGAGATCTAGATGAAAATGAAGTGCATGAATGATTGCTTCAAGTTAATgcggcaataaaaaaaaatataaaaccccAGGATTTGGGAAGCAAAGCCTATATACAAAACTAGATTGTAGACTGCAGATCATCAAGATGGTGCTTATTTATCTTTCTCAAATGATTACAAGGGAAATAATTGCGAGAATTGGACAATGCAAAGATTTTGCAAATCATTTAAACAGCTCAAGTTACAAAACGTGACAACAGATTCCGAAGCCAAGACCACAAACAGCACAAATCCATAAACACCGGTTATCACGCCTAGCTTGCCTACCCACGACTTCTCTTTTCCTCGATACCTGACTGAAAAAATCTCTTCCGTAGAACTTCTAGCACCTCTTCTATTTTTACACCTTTAACTGCCATTAGAACCATGGCATGATAAAGTACATCCCCCATTTCATCGGCAGTACGTGCTTGGTCCTCATTGTCCTCTAGTGTTCGGCATAATTCATCTGCCTCTTCCCTGTAAAGCATAATACAGGACAGTAAGATCTAAAACTGAAGACATTAACAGAAATCTTGACCTTAATGCTCAGCGCAATTCATCAGTCAATTCCATTTAGTAGTGAAATAAACTGGACAATCAATTAACAAAGTAGAGGATGCAACAGCTCCCTGAAATTTGATGTTCTTAATAGTTCTGAGATCTATATGTAGCTTTCTCAAGAGCAGGAGGATAGGAACTCTTAcatatcaattcaaataaaGCTAAGTACCTGATTTTCAAGCAGAGTAAGTCATGATCAAGTAGTAATCGTTTAGTCCATGAGGGTTTTCCAATTTGTGGCAATGCTAATTCAGCTTTGCGCTCGGAAATTATTGTTTCCAACGAGTACAAAGTTGTCAGCGCCAACTTATTTCCATCAACCTGCCATCaatgatcaaaatttaatatatatagaaataaaataaacggGGACatcattcataaataaaataaaatagaagtgaTTGGATATAGTCACctgtttattttctaacaagtcAGGGACTGATGTGTAGTAGCAAGTTTCTGACCCTGTGTGGCAGGTAGGTCCATCCGGCTTCCCAAGGTAAATTATCTGAAAAAGAACACATTTAAACCAATTCCAAGCACAAGAAAAGATGACAGTTAATGTATTCCAACTACAGGATTAACATACAGAGTCACGGTCACAATCAAGATAGATGTCATGAACATTGATAAAATTCTTCGACGTTTCTCCTTTTGTCCACAGAGCTGAACGTGACCTGCTATAAAATGTTGCCTTCTGAGAGGAAATTGTTGTAGCGAGTGCATCACTGTTCACAAAGCCTTGCATTAATACTGCTCCTGTGTCAATATTTTGAGCTATGCCCACTGCCAAACCTTTGTCGTCCCATTTTACACTGTCTAACAATGTCTCGACCTAAAAAATCAGACAATTAGATGTCTCTATTTTTTGTATAGGAAAGTCAGACAgatttatacaaataaataaataatttgacgTATATTTAAACAATCAATGAGCACAAAGCAGATTAACAGTTCAGGGCGACAAAAGATGAGATTTCCTTCTAGTTCAGATTAGACAAGGTTCGGAATAATAGAACAGCTCAAATTATTAACACGTACCACctctggaaaaagaaaaggaaaaaaaaagaatttaatttccGTTGGCTGGAAATCATGCTCACATTGATTTGGTAAACGGAGGACCCCAAAGACCGGCatctattttataaaagaagaaCTGGATTGACCAGACAGCGTGACCGTTGACCAGAACCGGCAAATACATTTCATTTATACACAAGGAAGGATCCAGCCGGTGTGCCCCACCTCCAACTCCAACTACTACAGGAAAGACCCCCCTCTCATGAATCAATTTGATTGATCTTCCTCTTTTGGAAGTTGGAAGTCCCGCCAACCGGTGGCTCCGGTTTACCATTATGATTATTTACCGGCCTCTACCTCTATAATTGGATTAGTGGTACTACTTTACCCTAAAATGAGtatgttgttgttaatattcCTTAATTCTTATTATGTTGGTACTTTTTCCAATGCTATTGAGAATTCTGGTTATTCATATGCATGTGTTACCTAAATCCCCATAAAAGTCCAAATCCTCAAAAACTACCCATTCTGAACGTTGAACGTTTTCCTTATGTCGCAGCAACCAGCTAGCTAGAACTAGAAGAAGAAgctattaaaatcaaaatgccACAAGCTTAAATCCATGGCCCTTGTTTGAAGTTTATAAAAGACAAAAAGGCCAGGGTCACATTCCCAAAATATAAGAAACCAAATACGTGCAATCTAAAATTTGACATGTAGAATCCAGATGTAGctcaaataacaatcaaatgtATATTATTGGGCAACGATGGACACTTTCAAGAGGGTTAAATGACGAGTGGGAAACCCATTAATCAAATatccttctctctcttcaatTTTCCAGACATGTAACAATCTCTACCACAATAAACACGGTAGACATCTGACTTATGTCTGATATCATATAGAGCtaacaaatgagaaataaatacaTGAGTTGATTTGTTTACGATGTCACGTTCATTGGGTGGAAATCATCTTCACAGACAAATTGAACCAACCATTAAACCAAAATGCCAAAACAGCAACATTTAAGCCGGATCatcatcatagtttttaaagaaACCAAAAGTTACAAGGAAATACAGGGGGGAAATCACGTGAACTCTCGACTATGGTTCTTCACTGCCAGCAAAGTTGATATATACAAACCATATAAAATTGCGTAAGTTATGTATATCCATTGCATGTATCACCAAAAACGAAAATGGAAAAGTAAAGACACATCTATTTGCATATATTATCAGCACAAAGACACCATTGTTCAAAAATGTAAATGGTATTTCGTCTGACATGTTTCTTCTATTCACAAAACAGACTTTCAggttattttttgataaagagCTCAAGGTCACATTACCAAATGACATGCAGTCGAATAtgtgcaaaataaaatttgacatgTAGTGTCCAGATGTAGctcaaataacaatcaaaatgttATTGGGCAACGATGGACACTTTCAAGAGGGTTAAATGACGAGTGGGAACCCCATTAATCaaatttccttctctctcttcaatTTTCCAGACATGTAACAATCTCTACCACAATAAACACGGTAGACATCTGACTTATGTCTGGTTGTAAAATCTTGGGCAatcccaaaaataaaagaaactataAAAACATATCATTACAAGCATAAACGCATTTCTTTTTGAAGTACCTTTGATTTAAGATAGATCTCTTTATCAGATTTTTTATCAGCAGAAGCAAAAACTAGAAAACCCCTTTGCTTCTTGTTGATAATATTATATCTGTTCTGATCCCCAATAGGAAAGAAAACATGGGTTCTTGATGGGACTCTTAGAGCTTGAATACAATGAAAGGCAGCCATTGAAACAAATATGAAAGTTCTCTACTTTTTGTTTGTGCCCATGTCAACATTCCTGGAAGCAAAAATGTAGTACCAGATAGCATTAACTCAGGTTTCATTGACATATGAAATCTTTTTTGCTTCCCAACTACAACAATCTCGTTATCATCAACCAAAA is a window encoding:
- the LOC18095493 gene encoding histidine biosynthesis bifunctional protein hisIE, chloroplastic isoform X1, which gives rise to MAAFHCIQALRVPSRTHVFFPIGDQNRYNIINKKQRGFLVFASADKKSDKEIYLKSKVETLLDSVKWDDKGLAVGIAQNIDTGAVLMQGFVNSDALATTISSQKATFYSRSRSALWTKGETSKNFINVHDIYLDCDRDSIIYLGKPDGPTCHTGSETCYYTSVPDLLENKQVDGNKLALTTLYSLETIISERKAELALPQIGKPSWTKRLLLDHDLLCLKIREEADELCRTLEDNEDQARTADEMGDVLYHAMVLMAVKGVKIEEVLEVLRKRFFQSGIEEKRSRG
- the LOC18095493 gene encoding histidine biosynthesis bifunctional protein hisIE, chloroplastic isoform X2 — its product is MQGFVNSDALATTISSQKATFYSRSRSALWTKGETSKNFINVHDIYLDCDRDSIIYLGKPDGPTCHTGSETCYYTSVPDLLENKQVDGNKLALTTLYSLETIISERKAELALPQIGKPSWTKRLLLDHDLLCLKIREEADELCRTLEDNEDQARTADEMGDVLYHAMVLMAVKGVKIEEVLEVLRKRFFQSGIEEKRSRG